The Campylobacter sp. CNRCH_2014_0184h genome has a window encoding:
- the rimO gene encoding 30S ribosomal protein S12 methylthiotransferase RimO, protein MPKLFLMSLGCNKNLVDSEIMLGRLSDYEICDEPSIADVLIVNTCGFIDSAKKESINAILDLHEQRKKDSLLVVTGCLMQRYREELMKELPEVDLFTGVGDYEKIDEMILKKTNLFSNSTYLQDKNTNRVITGSNYHAFIKIAEGCNQKCSFCAIPSFKGKLKSRSLESIINEVKELVKKGYKDFSFIAQDTSSYLFDQDQKDGLLKLIEAIENIQGVKAARILYLYPTSISKEVIEKIIQSKVFVNYFDMPLQHISDNMLKIMKRGANKAKLIELLNLMKQAPNSFLRTGFIVGHPGESDEDFEELCTFIKEFGFDRISVFAYSKEEDTAAFDMEQIPSKIINARLKVIEKIVDECIEKSFNQQVGKKTLAFCEGQSSEGEFFIGAKDLRWDRNIDGEILINESDCGDLEMGELYECEITQSLDKKLIAKALRKFDD, encoded by the coding sequence ATGCCAAAACTTTTTTTAATGTCTTTAGGTTGTAATAAAAATTTAGTTGATAGTGAAATCATGCTTGGAAGATTAAGTGATTATGAAATTTGTGATGAGCCAAGCATAGCTGATGTTTTGATTGTAAATACCTGTGGCTTTATAGATAGTGCTAAAAAAGAAAGCATAAATGCGATTTTAGACTTACACGAGCAAAGAAAAAAAGATTCATTGTTAGTTGTAACAGGTTGTTTAATGCAACGCTACCGCGAGGAATTAATGAAAGAACTACCTGAAGTTGATCTTTTTACCGGTGTGGGAGATTATGAAAAAATTGATGAAATGATACTTAAAAAAACTAATCTTTTTTCAAATTCTACTTACTTGCAAGATAAAAATACAAATCGTGTGATCACAGGATCAAATTATCACGCTTTTATCAAAATAGCTGAAGGATGTAATCAAAAATGTTCATTTTGCGCTATACCAAGTTTTAAAGGCAAACTTAAATCAAGAAGCTTAGAAAGTATTATAAATGAAGTAAAAGAACTTGTTAAAAAAGGTTATAAAGACTTTTCTTTTATCGCTCAAGATACAAGTTCGTATTTATTTGATCAAGATCAAAAAGATGGACTTTTAAAGCTTATTGAAGCTATAGAAAATATCCAAGGTGTAAAGGCTGCTAGAATTTTATATCTATATCCAACAAGCATTAGCAAAGAAGTGATAGAAAAAATCATTCAATCAAAAGTTTTTGTAAATTACTTTGACATGCCTTTGCAACACATCAGTGATAATATGCTTAAAATCATGAAACGCGGAGCTAATAAAGCTAAATTAATCGAGCTTTTAAATTTAATGAAACAAGCTCCAAATTCATTTTTACGCACAGGTTTTATAGTAGGACACCCAGGAGAGAGTGATGAGGATTTTGAAGAATTATGCACTTTTATAAAAGAATTTGGTTTTGATAGAATTAGTGTTTTTGCTTATTCTAAAGAAGAAGATACCGCAGCTTTTGACATGGAACAAATTCCTAGTAAAATCATCAATGCAAGATTAAAAGTGATAGAAAAAATAGTCGATGAATGCATAGAAAAAAGCTTTAATCAACAAGTTGGTAAAAAGACTTTAGCATTTTGTGAAGGTCAAAGCTCTGAAGGAGAATTTTTCATCGGTGCAAAAGATTTGCGTTGGGATAGAAATATAGATGGAGAAATTCTCATCAATGAAAGTGATTGCGGAGATTTAGAAATGGGTGAGCTTTATGAGTGTGAAATCACGCAGAGCTTAGATAAAAAACTCATTGCAAAAGCCTTAAGAAAGTTTGATGATTGA
- a CDS encoding Dps family protein, with translation MSVTKQLLQLQADAHSLWIKFHNYHWNVKGLQFFSIHEYTEKAYEEMAELFDDCAERALQLGEKAIVCSKTLLENAKAPKAQKDCFTPVEVLELIREDYKYLLAEFKKLNEEAEKASDTTTAAFAQENIAKYEKVLWMLNSTIQNTCSM, from the coding sequence ATGTCAGTAACAAAACAATTATTACAATTACAAGCGGATGCTCATAGTTTATGGATTAAATTTCATAATTATCACTGGAATGTAAAAGGTTTACAATTTTTCTCAATTCATGAATATACAGAAAAAGCTTATGAAGAAATGGCAGAACTTTTTGATGATTGTGCTGAGAGAGCTTTACAACTAGGAGAAAAAGCTATCGTTTGTTCAAAAACATTACTAGAAAATGCAAAAGCACCTAAGGCTCAAAAAGATTGCTTTACTCCAGTAGAAGTTTTAGAGCTTATTAGAGAAGATTATAAGTATCTTTTGGCTGAATTTAAAAAGTTAAATGAAGAAGCTGAAAAAGCAAGTGATACTACAACAGCAGCATTTGCTCAAGAAAATATTGCAAAATATGAAAAAGTTCTTTGGATGCTTAATTCAACTATCCAAAATACTTGCTCTATGTAA
- a CDS encoding GGDEF domain-containing protein, with protein MDFSYLLLKTLPSMTLVFNILALFLAYFFKQNKIFFLLLLILCARALSLVASEYQAHLFISVFLPFSFVLFVFLQDSKLVFERINLIKFAYLVFMGFVALILSTSTNFNASITSEIFGLSTQFFKPISELSFCVFWAGMIFLLFSYFKNNDFHFLLAYMGLSVQFLFYNSVDLGYYEFASLVLIGFLAYKAYKIAFFDTLTNLPNLKALRRYAQGLENFHLALIEVKNINEIYHQKGSKMGEFVMYEFARILKKALHTRVFKDDKDYFIIVFENENMAFVQSKLQMLENFMQKYSFELKEQNAKLEIKLCLSSKNENIEESLKQAKLELRRQKD; from the coding sequence TTGGATTTTTCGTATTTATTGTTAAAAACATTGCCTAGTATGACTTTGGTTTTTAATATCTTAGCTTTATTTTTAGCTTATTTTTTTAAGCAAAATAAGATTTTTTTCTTACTTTTGTTGATTTTATGTGCTAGAGCTTTATCTTTAGTAGCAAGTGAGTATCAAGCGCATTTGTTTATCTCGGTATTTTTACCTTTTTCTTTTGTGCTTTTTGTGTTTTTGCAAGATAGCAAGCTTGTGTTTGAAAGAATTAATCTCATTAAATTTGCGTATTTAGTCTTTATGGGTTTTGTAGCGTTAATACTTAGCACAAGTACTAATTTTAATGCAAGCATTACAAGTGAGATTTTTGGCCTTTCAACACAATTTTTTAAGCCTATTAGTGAGTTAAGCTTTTGTGTGTTTTGGGCGGGAATGATATTTTTATTATTTTCATATTTTAAAAATAATGATTTTCATTTTTTACTAGCTTATATGGGCTTGAGTGTGCAGTTTTTATTTTACAATAGTGTTGATTTGGGTTATTATGAATTTGCTTCTTTAGTGTTGATAGGATTTTTAGCGTATAAAGCTTATAAAATAGCCTTTTTTGACACTTTAACCAATTTGCCAAATTTAAAAGCCTTAAGAAGATATGCACAAGGACTTGAAAATTTTCATTTAGCCTTGATTGAAGTAAAAAATATCAATGAAATTTATCATCAAAAAGGCTCAAAAATGGGCGAGTTTGTAATGTATGAGTTTGCTAGGATTTTAAAAAAAGCCTTACATACTAGGGTTTTTAAAGATGATAAGGATTATTTTATCATTGTATTTGAAAATGAAAACATGGCCTTTGTGCAAAGTAAGCTTCAAATGCTTGAAAATTTTATGCAAAAATATAGTTTTGAATTGAAAGAGCAAAATGCAAAATTAGAAATTAAACTTTGTTTATCAAGCAAAAATGAAAACATAGAAGAAAGTTTAAAACAAGCAAAATTAGAACTTAGAAGACAAAAGGATTAA
- a CDS encoding ABC-F family ATP-binding cassette domain-containing protein — MVEVKNLTMRFANQLLFEDVNLKLNRGERYGLIGANGAGKSTFLKILSGEIESSSGEICIDPNLKIAVLGQDQFAFENYTIKDAVMCANKRLYDALKEKEKLYMSEEFTDEINDRLSELEIITAEEDPNYDCELRCEKILSSLNIKDFNALMSTLQSADKFKVLLAQVLFLGADVLFLDEPTNNLDLEAISWLENELLRHEGTLVVISHDRHFLNKVCTRILDVDFKQIRDFAGNYDDWYMASTLLAKQAELKRDKTLKEREELENFIRRFSANASKAKQATSRAKALEKLELEEIKTSSRRDPSIVFRTNREIGNEVLELKGISKAYDKTLFENLELKLEKGDKIALIGANGVGKSTLAKIIASKLEPDSGHIHLGATIEMGYFSQDTTNLINENLKLYEWLMSEKFKDLDEIRKCLGRMLFSGSDQEKMASSLSGGEKHRLMLSKLMLERGNFLLLDEPDNHLDLESIIALGEALYNFKGCVICISHDRELISAFANRIWFLEDGKLTDFKGSYDEFLGGLE; from the coding sequence ATGGTAGAAGTAAAAAATCTCACTATGCGTTTTGCGAACCAGCTTTTATTTGAAGATGTAAATTTAAAATTAAACCGTGGTGAAAGATATGGACTTATAGGCGCAAATGGCGCAGGAAAATCAACCTTTTTAAAAATTCTCTCAGGCGAAATAGAATCAAGCAGTGGAGAAATTTGTATAGATCCAAATTTAAAAATCGCTGTATTAGGACAAGATCAATTTGCTTTTGAAAACTACACTATCAAAGATGCGGTAATGTGTGCAAATAAAAGATTATATGATGCACTAAAAGAAAAAGAAAAACTTTATATGAGTGAAGAATTTACCGATGAAATCAATGATAGATTAAGCGAGCTTGAAATCATAACAGCAGAAGAAGATCCAAACTATGATTGTGAACTTAGATGTGAAAAAATTCTTAGTTCTTTAAATATTAAAGATTTTAATGCTCTTATGAGTACTTTGCAAAGTGCGGATAAATTTAAAGTTTTATTAGCACAAGTATTATTTTTAGGTGCTGATGTATTATTTTTAGATGAGCCTACAAATAACCTTGACTTAGAAGCTATTTCTTGGCTTGAAAATGAACTTTTAAGACATGAGGGAACTTTAGTAGTAATTAGCCATGATAGACATTTTCTAAATAAAGTTTGTACAAGAATTTTAGATGTGGATTTTAAACAAATACGCGATTTTGCTGGAAATTATGATGATTGGTACATGGCCTCAACCTTACTTGCTAAACAAGCTGAACTCAAACGTGATAAAACCTTAAAAGAAAGAGAAGAATTAGAAAATTTCATACGCCGTTTTAGCGCTAATGCTTCAAAAGCCAAACAAGCTACAAGTAGAGCTAAAGCTTTAGAAAAACTTGAGCTTGAAGAGATTAAAACTTCAAGTAGGCGTGATCCTAGTATAGTTTTTAGAACAAATAGAGAAATAGGAAATGAAGTTTTAGAATTAAAAGGTATTAGCAAAGCTTATGATAAAACTTTATTTGAGAATTTAGAATTAAAATTAGAAAAAGGTGATAAAATAGCCTTAATCGGAGCAAATGGTGTTGGAAAAAGCACTTTAGCCAAAATCATTGCATCAAAATTAGAACCTGATAGTGGTCATATTCACCTTGGTGCTACCATAGAAATGGGATATTTTTCACAAGATACGACAAATTTAATCAATGAAAATTTGAAACTTTATGAATGGTTAATGAGTGAAAAATTCAAAGATTTAGATGAAATTCGCAAATGTCTTGGTAGAATGCTCTTTAGTGGAAGTGATCAAGAAAAAATGGCTTCTAGTTTAAGTGGGGGCGAAAAACACCGCTTAATGCTTTCAAAATTAATGTTAGAACGTGGAAATTTCTTACTTTTAGATGAACCGGATAATCATTTAGATCTTGAAAGTATCATTGCATTAGGTGAAGCCTTGTATAATTTCAAAGGTTGTGTGATATGCATAAGCCACGATAGAGAGCTAATTAGTGCTTTTGCCAATCGTATATGGTTTTTAGAAGATGGGAAATTAACAGACTTTAAAGGAAGTTATGACGAATTTTTAGGAGGTTTAGAATGA
- a CDS encoding IMPACT family protein: MKTIDQIYQAKIEIKKSTFLSFLCPFEDFQTLMQKLRNEHLKAVHFVYAYRYLNEFDQIIEDKSDDGEPKGTSAMPCLNVLRGSLLVNCAVIVVRYFGGIKLGTGGLVRAYSEATNEAILNATLLEFEAKNILILNIPFHLYARFEHFLNKNNISYEKKFQENVELILSVNAKEEEEFKKFAKEFEFSGLVWK, encoded by the coding sequence ATGAAAACCATTGATCAAATTTATCAAGCAAAAATAGAAATCAAAAAATCAACTTTTTTGTCTTTTTTATGTCCTTTTGAAGATTTTCAAACTTTAATGCAAAAGCTAAGAAACGAGCATTTAAAAGCTGTGCATTTTGTATATGCTTATAGGTATTTAAATGAATTTGATCAAATCATAGAAGATAAAAGCGATGATGGTGAACCAAAAGGAACTTCTGCAATGCCTTGTTTGAATGTTTTAAGAGGGTCTTTGCTTGTTAATTGTGCGGTGATTGTGGTGCGTTATTTTGGAGGGATTAAACTTGGTACAGGTGGTCTTGTAAGAGCTTATAGTGAAGCTACAAATGAAGCTATTTTAAATGCAACGCTTTTAGAATTTGAAGCTAAAAATATTTTAATTTTAAACATTCCTTTTCATCTTTATGCAAGATTTGAGCATTTTTTAAATAAAAATAACATTTCTTATGAAAAAAAATTTCAAGAAAATGTTGAATTGATTTTAAGTGTTAATGCAAAAGAAGAGGAGGAATTTAAAAAATTTGCAAAAGAGTTTGAATTTAGCGGGCTTGTTTGGAAGTAA
- the galU gene encoding UTP--glucose-1-phosphate uridylyltransferase GalU encodes MLQTCIFPAAGYGTRFLPATKTLPKEMLPILTKPLIHYGVDEALEAGMETMGFVTGRGKRALEDYFDISYELEHQIAGTKKEYLLSEIRTLIDRCTFTFTRQNEMRGLGDAVLKAKPLVQDEAFGVILADDLCVNEDGVNVLAQMVKIYEKYRCSIIAVMEVEADQVSNYGVIAGNAVEEDLIMVNSMIEKPDPKDAPSNLAIIGRYILTPDIFGILENTKAGKNGEIQLTDALLSQATNNMVLAYKFKGKRFDCGSVEGFVEATNYFYEKSKNAK; translated from the coding sequence ATGCTTCAAACTTGTATTTTTCCTGCAGCAGGTTATGGTACTAGATTTTTACCTGCTACAAAAACCCTACCTAAAGAAATGTTGCCTATACTAACTAAACCTTTAATTCACTATGGTGTGGATGAAGCTTTAGAAGCTGGTATGGAAACTATGGGTTTTGTTACAGGGCGTGGAAAAAGAGCTTTGGAGGATTATTTTGATATTTCTTATGAACTTGAACACCAAATCGCAGGCACTAAAAAAGAATATCTTTTAAGTGAAATAAGAACACTCATAGATCGCTGCACTTTTACTTTTACAAGACAAAATGAAATGAGAGGCTTAGGAGATGCGGTTTTAAAAGCAAAGCCTTTAGTGCAAGATGAAGCTTTTGGGGTAATTTTAGCAGATGATTTATGCGTAAATGAAGATGGGGTAAATGTCCTAGCTCAAATGGTAAAAATTTATGAAAAATACCGCTGCTCTATTATAGCTGTGATGGAGGTTGAAGCTGATCAAGTCTCAAACTATGGAGTTATAGCTGGAAATGCTGTGGAAGAGGATTTAATCATGGTAAATTCTATGATAGAAAAACCTGATCCAAAAGATGCTCCAAGTAACTTAGCCATCATAGGAAGATACATTCTAACACCTGATATTTTTGGCATTTTAGAAAATACCAAAGCAGGTAAAAATGGAGAAATTCAACTAACTGATGCCTTACTTTCACAAGCAACTAATAATATGGTTTTAGCTTATAAATTTAAAGGAAAAAGGTTTGATTGTGGAAGCGTAGAAGGCTTTGTGGAAGCGACAAATTATTTTTATGAGAAAAGTAAAAATGCTAAATAA
- a CDS encoding phosphomannomutase/phosphoglucomutase: MLDLIFREYDIRGLYPSELNEKSVKAIGYALGLEMKSRGCEKVSVGYDARYSANELFNYLISGLNKANMQVFNIGLAPTPMGYFSLFFDDIFDANIMITGSHNPKEYNGFKITINKESFFGADLKKLSLKVQEYLELEINDDLRYENYDAKSLYIDFLAKHFSHLKGYKEKIIIDCANGATGVIIKPLVEKLNLNAQILFENPDGNFPNHAPDPTELENLHALQVALKENENAKMGFAFDGDGDRLVVASKDYVFKGDELCYLFAKNIKNPRVLGEVKCSKNLFDEVAKFGFIMMGKTGHSNIKKMMKEQNIDIAAELSGHIFFKDRYFGYDDGIYAFLRTLELLVNGFDIEKLVKELPKLYASEEIKLKVSEENKFQIIEKFKEKVKANAFENVLDCNEIDGVRITFKEGWALLRASNTSPYLIMRAEATSAGFKDFLEARVKELFEEIIKELA, from the coding sequence ATGTTAGATTTGATTTTTAGAGAGTATGATATAAGAGGGCTTTACCCAAGTGAGTTAAATGAAAAAAGTGTAAAAGCTATAGGTTATGCTTTGGGTTTAGAAATGAAATCAAGAGGTTGTGAGAAAGTAAGTGTGGGCTATGATGCAAGATATAGTGCAAATGAACTTTTTAACTATTTAATTAGCGGTTTAAATAAAGCTAATATGCAAGTTTTCAATATAGGCTTAGCACCAACTCCTATGGGGTATTTTAGTTTATTTTTTGATGATATTTTTGATGCAAATATCATGATAACAGGCTCGCATAATCCAAAAGAATACAATGGCTTTAAAATCACGATTAACAAAGAAAGTTTTTTTGGTGCTGATTTGAAAAAGCTTTCTTTAAAAGTGCAAGAGTATTTAGAACTTGAAATCAATGATGATTTAAGATATGAAAATTATGATGCTAAAAGCTTATATATAGACTTTTTAGCTAAGCATTTTTCACATCTTAAGGGCTATAAAGAAAAAATCATTATTGATTGTGCAAATGGAGCTACTGGAGTGATTATAAAGCCTTTGGTGGAAAAATTAAATCTTAATGCACAAATTTTATTTGAAAATCCTGATGGAAATTTCCCAAATCACGCGCCCGATCCAACAGAGCTTGAAAATTTACACGCATTGCAAGTTGCGCTAAAAGAAAATGAAAATGCAAAAATGGGCTTTGCTTTTGACGGAGATGGAGATCGCTTGGTGGTTGCAAGTAAAGATTATGTATTTAAGGGCGATGAACTTTGCTATTTATTTGCTAAAAATATAAAAAATCCTAGAGTTTTAGGTGAAGTAAAATGTTCTAAAAACCTTTTTGATGAGGTAGCTAAATTTGGTTTTATCATGATGGGTAAGACCGGGCATTCTAACATTAAAAAAATGATGAAAGAGCAAAATATCGACATAGCAGCAGAGCTTAGCGGGCATATTTTCTTTAAAGATAGATATTTTGGTTATGATGATGGAATTTATGCATTTTTAAGAACCTTAGAGCTTTTAGTAAATGGTTTTGATATAGAAAAATTAGTTAAAGAATTACCAAAACTTTATGCAAGTGAAGAGATTAAGCTTAAGGTTAGTGAAGAAAATAAATTTCAAATCATAGAAAAATTTAAAGAAAAAGTAAAAGCAAATGCTTTTGAAAATGTGCTTGATTGTAATGAAATTGACGGAGTTAGAATCACCTTTAAAGAAGGTTGGGCGCTTTTGCGTGCTTCTAATACAAGTCCATATCTTATCATGCGTGCTGAAGCTACAAGTGCTGGATTTAAAGACTTTTTAGAAGCAAGAGTAAAAGAACTTTTTGAAGAAATCATAAAAGAGCTTGCATAA
- the prfB gene encoding peptide chain release factor 2 encodes MDNYEYSELLKKLKNKVGNIASIIKPEEIKTRLKEIENLENSPSFWSDVKQAGVIGKEKTKISNLLKNYENAFNALNDASELFDLANSENDLDTIEALFEDANKLEDLIVNLEISMLLSGENDGKNAIVSIHPGAGGTESNDWASMLYRMYLRFCEREGFKVETLDFQEGEEAGLKDVSFLVKGENAYGYLKAENGIHRLVRTSPFDSAGRRHTSFSSVMVSPELDDDIEIEIEEKDIRIDYYRASGAGGQHVNKTESAVRITHMPSGIVVQCQNDRSQHKNKATAFKMLKSRLYELELMKQQDEANSSEKSEIGWGHQIRSYVLFPYQQVKDTRSNEAFSQVDNILDGDIKKIIEGVLIAQKAQD; translated from the coding sequence ATGGATAATTACGAATACAGCGAACTTTTAAAAAAATTAAAAAACAAAGTTGGAAATATCGCTTCTATTATTAAGCCTGAAGAGATAAAAACAAGATTAAAGGAAATAGAAAATTTAGAAAATTCCCCTTCTTTTTGGAGTGATGTAAAACAAGCAGGCGTTATAGGTAAAGAAAAAACTAAAATTTCAAATTTATTAAAAAACTACGAGAACGCTTTCAATGCTTTAAATGATGCAAGCGAGCTTTTTGATCTAGCAAATAGTGAAAATGATTTAGATACTATAGAAGCTTTATTTGAAGATGCAAATAAGCTAGAAGATCTTATTGTAAATCTTGAAATTTCTATGCTTTTAAGTGGGGAAAATGATGGTAAAAACGCCATAGTTTCCATTCATCCAGGAGCAGGTGGAACGGAGAGTAATGACTGGGCTAGCATGCTTTATAGGATGTATTTGAGATTTTGCGAAAGAGAAGGTTTTAAAGTAGAAACGCTTGACTTTCAAGAAGGCGAAGAAGCAGGGCTTAAAGATGTTAGCTTTTTAGTAAAAGGTGAAAATGCTTATGGGTATTTAAAAGCTGAAAATGGCATTCATCGTTTAGTAAGAACTTCTCCATTTGATAGTGCAGGGCGTCGCCATACGAGTTTTTCTAGTGTGATGGTTTCTCCTGAACTTGATGATGATATAGAAATAGAAATTGAAGAAAAAGATATAAGGATTGATTATTATAGAGCAAGCGGAGCAGGTGGACAACATGTTAATAAAACTGAATCAGCAGTGCGCATAACTCATATGCCAAGTGGTATAGTAGTGCAATGTCAAAACGATAGAAGCCAACACAAAAACAAAGCCACAGCCTTTAAAATGCTAAAATCACGCCTTTATGAGCTTGAGCTTATGAAACAACAAGATGAAGCAAATTCAAGCGAAAAAAGTGAGATAGGTTGGGGGCATCAAATCCGCTCTTATGTGCTTTTTCCTTATCAACAAGTCAAAGACACACGCTCAAATGAAGCTTTTTCGCAGGTTGATAATATCTTAGATGGGGATATTAAAAAAATCATAGAAGGTGTTTTAATAGCGCAAAAAGCACAAGATTAA
- a CDS encoding glucose-6-phosphate isomerase, giving the protein MLNNTLFFKTQDFKKITAYANRMNDELESGDIGYYHLVDTSFDLIKESKEFIATKTHIENIVLVGMGGSSCGVKALKELLFDQIEEKKLFIIDNTSSHTFTQTMQKINPQKTLFIIASKSGTTIEVISLFKLIIAHFDFKNENLHENFVFITDFESKLHKLGEELNIKCFFIPKNVGGRFSVLSAIGIVPLSFCGYDTKALLEGAKACYVDFFEKKCDQILQKAYHYCTHKSAHINVLFSYGDAFKGFNEWYIQLIAESLGKKQGFKRIGLTPIALIGARDQHSFLQLIMDGPKDKTVTFLKIKDSQKSPSIPNISFNHLQNCDFTNEVNLHDLLNAQCDATMHALIAENLSVDVIELEKLDAYHCGYLMYYYELFTSACGIMLGINTYDQPGVEVGKLILKNMLSK; this is encoded by the coding sequence ATGCTAAATAATACTTTATTTTTTAAAACCCAAGATTTTAAAAAAATCACCGCTTATGCAAATAGAATGAATGATGAGTTAGAAAGTGGCGATATAGGGTATTATCACTTAGTAGATACGAGCTTTGATTTAATCAAAGAAAGTAAAGAATTTATCGCTACTAAAACTCATATAGAAAATATCGTTTTAGTGGGCATGGGTGGATCAAGTTGCGGGGTTAAAGCTTTAAAAGAGCTTTTATTTGATCAAATAGAAGAAAAAAAACTTTTTATTATTGACAATACTTCCTCGCATACTTTTACCCAAACTATGCAAAAAATAAATCCCCAAAAAACACTTTTCATTATAGCAAGTAAATCAGGTACAACTATAGAGGTGATTTCTTTATTTAAACTCATCATTGCTCATTTTGATTTTAAAAATGAAAATTTACACGAAAACTTTGTGTTTATTACTGATTTTGAATCAAAACTTCATAAACTAGGTGAAGAATTAAACATAAAATGCTTTTTTATACCTAAAAATGTCGGTGGTAGATTTAGTGTTTTATCTGCTATTGGTATTGTTCCCTTGAGCTTTTGTGGCTATGATACTAAAGCCTTATTAGAAGGTGCAAAAGCTTGTTATGTGGATTTTTTTGAGAAAAAATGTGATCAAATTTTACAAAAGGCTTATCATTACTGCACACATAAAAGTGCGCATATTAATGTGCTTTTTTCTTATGGAGATGCTTTTAAAGGTTTTAATGAATGGTATATTCAACTAATTGCTGAAAGTCTAGGTAAAAAACAAGGCTTTAAACGTATAGGTTTAACTCCTATTGCTTTAATTGGCGCTAGAGATCAGCATAGCTTTTTACAACTTATCATGGATGGACCCAAAGATAAAACTGTTACTTTTTTAAAAATCAAAGATAGTCAAAAATCTCCTAGTATCCCAAATATAAGCTTTAATCATTTACAAAATTGTGATTTTACTAATGAAGTTAATTTACATGATCTTTTAAACGCGCAATGCGATGCAACCATGCATGCATTAATTGCTGAAAATTTAAGTGTTGATGTAATAGAACTTGAGAAATTAGATGCTTATCATTGTGGGTATTTGATGTATTATTATGAGTTATTTACTTCTGCATGTGGCATTATGCTTGGAATTAATACTTATGATCAACCTGGTGTAGAGGTAGGAAAATTAATACTCAAAAATATGTTAAGTAAATAA
- the tilS gene encoding tRNA lysidine(34) synthetase TilS gives MMIDSKYLNHLKQGKNLLAFSHGSDSSALFFMLLEKNIDFDLAFINYKTRENCDKEEQSAKELAKRFHKKIYIKTAPKITKNFEACARALRYEFFEELCKNHSYDNLLLAHHLNDKLEWFLMQFSKGAGLRELLGFKDIEKRKYFTIIRPLLEIPKEEISIYLKENNITCFHDESNDDEKYFRNFIRKNFANEFLKLYPNGVKKSFKYLEKDLKEENICEFKNIYITHKDESLIAKCFKKLGVLLSAKQRQETLKGDGVISHKIGIVYIQEKVLIFPFISCEKIPKEFKEIYRKAKIPKLLRAYLYTKDIDVKELMQALL, from the coding sequence TTGATGATTGATAGCAAATATTTAAATCATTTAAAGCAAGGGAAAAATCTTTTAGCATTTTCTCATGGGAGTGATTCTAGTGCTTTATTTTTCATGCTTTTAGAAAAAAACATAGATTTTGACCTTGCTTTTATAAACTACAAAACTCGTGAAAATTGTGATAAAGAAGAACAAAGTGCTAAAGAATTAGCCAAGCGTTTTCATAAAAAAATTTATATCAAAACCGCACCCAAAATAACAAAAAATTTCGAAGCTTGCGCAAGAGCTTTGCGTTATGAGTTTTTTGAAGAGCTTTGCAAAAATCACTCTTATGATAATCTTTTACTAGCTCATCATTTAAATGATAAACTAGAATGGTTTTTAATGCAATTTTCTAAAGGTGCAGGGCTTAGAGAATTACTTGGTTTTAAAGATATTGAAAAAAGAAAATATTTTACCATCATAAGACCCTTGCTTGAAATTCCAAAAGAAGAAATTTCAATCTACCTAAAAGAAAACAATATCACTTGTTTTCATGATGAGAGTAATGATGATGAAAAATATTTTAGAAATTTTATACGCAAAAATTTTGCTAATGAGTTTTTAAAGCTTTATCCAAATGGAGTAAAAAAAAGCTTTAAATACCTAGAAAAAGACTTAAAAGAAGAAAATATTTGTGAATTTAAAAATATTTACATTACTCATAAAGATGAAAGTTTAATCGCAAAATGCTTTAAAAAACTTGGAGTACTTTTAAGCGCCAAACAAAGACAAGAAACATTAAAAGGCGATGGAGTAATTTCGCATAAAATAGGCATTGTTTATATACAAGAAAAAGTTTTGATTTTTCCTTTTATAAGTTGTGAGAAAATACCAAAAGAATTTAAAGAAATTTATAGAAAAGCAAAAATCCCTAAACTCTTAAGAGCATATTTATACACAAAAGATATTGATGTAAAAGAGCTTATGCAAGCTCTTTTATGA